Proteins encoded together in one Streptomyces umbrinus window:
- a CDS encoding reverse transcriptase N-terminal domain-containing protein, with protein MTDSTGTEGQVRHMTTRMAEAAKPASAVGIVNGPEDVPTDWPSIDWQQVEEDVRRLRQRIFAASQAGDLARVRNLQKLMLRSRANTLASVRRVTEVNAGRKTAGIDGKTALLPQSRQL; from the coding sequence ATGACCGACAGCACCGGAACCGAAGGGCAAGTTAGACACATGACGACACGCATGGCCGAGGCAGCGAAGCCTGCATCGGCCGTCGGCATTGTGAACGGACCGGAGGACGTCCCCACCGACTGGCCGTCGATCGACTGGCAGCAGGTCGAGGAGGATGTACGGCGTCTGCGGCAGCGCATCTTCGCGGCATCGCAGGCAGGGGACCTGGCCAGGGTCAGGAACCTGCAGAAACTGATGCTCCGCTCCCGCGCCAACACGCTTGCGAGCGTGCGCCGGGTCACGGAGGTCAACGCCGGTCGCAAGACGGCGGGAATCGACGGCAAGACGGCACTTCTGCCACAGTCACGGCAGCTGTAG